Proteins co-encoded in one Trueperella abortisuis genomic window:
- a CDS encoding DNA polymerase gives MKHLSLDLETFSPTDLTKAGVYRYAEDPAFEILLFGYSIDGAPARVIDLASGEQIPAEILVALTDAGVVKSAFNAAFERLCLSAFLRRHHPRLLENGFLDPSQWRCTMVWAASLGLPMSLDGVAKALHLETQKDSAGKRLIKRFSIPTKDGGRVLPSQDPVAWMEFISYNQADVDVEVALGKRLAKHPMPEAEWATYALDQRINDTGVRIDTVLAANAVTADTTHRDTCLARAQQLTGLENPNSPLQLKEWLADRGCQLETLTKAEVEQALTTATGDVAEVLRLRQDLAKSSVRKYQAMLSVAGGDERARGLIQYMGAGRTGRFAGRLIQVHNLPRNHMKDLPTARKLLRDGDSQTLELLYDPLPDTLSQLIRTAFIPSQGCRFIVADFSAIEARVIAWLAGETWRLDLFRRGGDIYCQSATHMFGVPVAKHGPNAELRQKGKIAELACGFGGSVGALTAMGALNMGLAEDDLPGLVDAWRQANPAIVSLWWDIEAAAMQTITTRRAARVGRIRMRYASGCLFIRLPSGRELAYPRARIGQNKFGRDSIIFDGVDQSRRWGAVETYGGKLTENIVQATARDLLVHAMHTIDAAGHQIVMHIHDEAVIDEPAGGASVDEIVALMTKAPVWADGLPLNADGCECDFYMKD, from the coding sequence ATGAAGCACCTGTCATTGGACCTCGAAACATTTTCACCAACTGACCTGACGAAGGCTGGCGTGTACCGCTACGCCGAAGACCCCGCCTTCGAGATCCTCCTGTTCGGATACTCCATCGACGGCGCTCCCGCACGGGTCATCGACCTAGCCAGTGGCGAGCAGATACCTGCAGAGATCTTGGTGGCTCTCACGGATGCGGGGGTGGTGAAGTCAGCGTTCAACGCTGCTTTTGAGCGGCTCTGTCTCTCAGCGTTCCTACGCCGCCACCACCCGCGCCTGCTCGAGAATGGGTTTTTGGATCCTTCGCAGTGGCGGTGCACCATGGTCTGGGCCGCCTCACTCGGCTTGCCGATGAGCTTGGACGGCGTAGCCAAAGCACTCCACCTGGAGACACAGAAAGACAGCGCGGGCAAACGCCTCATCAAACGCTTCTCCATCCCCACTAAGGACGGCGGCAGAGTACTGCCGTCACAAGACCCTGTGGCGTGGATGGAGTTCATCTCCTACAACCAGGCCGACGTGGACGTCGAGGTCGCCCTCGGGAAACGCCTCGCCAAGCACCCCATGCCCGAAGCCGAGTGGGCAACCTACGCACTCGATCAGCGCATCAACGACACCGGAGTCCGCATCGACACCGTGCTCGCCGCCAATGCTGTCACCGCAGACACCACCCACCGAGACACATGCTTGGCCCGCGCCCAGCAGCTCACCGGCCTGGAGAACCCCAACTCTCCGTTGCAGCTCAAGGAATGGCTGGCCGACCGCGGCTGCCAACTCGAGACGCTCACCAAGGCGGAAGTCGAACAAGCCCTCACCACCGCCACCGGGGATGTCGCTGAGGTGCTCAGGCTCCGCCAAGACCTGGCCAAATCCTCCGTCCGCAAGTACCAGGCCATGCTCAGCGTCGCCGGGGGCGATGAGCGTGCCCGGGGGCTGATCCAGTACATGGGCGCGGGACGCACAGGCAGGTTCGCAGGCCGCCTCATCCAAGTCCACAACCTGCCCCGCAACCACATGAAAGACCTCCCCACCGCAAGGAAGCTCCTGCGTGATGGTGACAGCCAAACCCTGGAACTGCTCTACGACCCACTACCAGACACCCTGTCCCAGCTCATCCGCACAGCCTTCATCCCCAGCCAAGGCTGTCGCTTCATCGTCGCTGACTTCAGCGCCATCGAAGCCAGAGTCATCGCATGGCTCGCTGGCGAAACATGGCGGCTGGACCTGTTCAGGCGGGGTGGGGATATTTACTGTCAGTCCGCCACCCACATGTTCGGCGTACCCGTCGCCAAGCACGGCCCCAACGCGGAGTTACGCCAGAAAGGCAAGATCGCCGAACTCGCCTGCGGCTTCGGAGGCTCCGTTGGGGCGCTCACTGCCATGGGCGCACTCAACATGGGGCTGGCCGAAGATGACCTGCCTGGCCTAGTGGATGCCTGGCGGCAAGCAAACCCGGCCATCGTCTCCCTGTGGTGGGACATTGAAGCGGCTGCCATGCAGACCATCACCACCCGCAGGGCTGCTCGGGTGGGCAGGATCCGCATGCGCTACGCATCCGGCTGCCTCTTTATCCGCCTGCCTTCTGGCCGCGAGCTCGCATACCCCAGGGCAAGGATCGGGCAGAACAAGTTCGGCCGCGACTCCATCATCTTCGATGGTGTCGACCAGAGCAGGCGGTGGGGAGCGGTCGAGACCTACGGCGGCAAACTCACAGAGAACATCGTCCAGGCCACCGCCAGGGACCTGCTGGTTCATGCCATGCACACCATCGACGCCGCAGGCCACCAGATCGTCATGCACATTCACGACGAGGCCGTCATCGACGAACCAGCGGGTGGTGCCAGCGTGGACGAGATCGTGGCCCTGATGACTAAGGCTCCCGTCTGGGCTGACGGTCTGCCCCTGAATGCTGACGGCTGCGAGTGCGACTTCTACATGAAGGATTAG
- a CDS encoding DUF7768 domain-containing protein, translating into MSSPTLRIERLNPSGCPDPTAFEVLKHDQRTRFGYRPLVYVCSPFAGDTRANVALARRFSAALVERGCIPVAPHLLFPQFMDDSDSDARELAMFMGRIVMSKCEQVWIYAPQVSAGMREEARWARHLDLPITFVNHDFEEIHP; encoded by the coding sequence ATGAGCTCGCCGACTCTACGCATTGAACGCCTGAACCCCTCAGGCTGCCCGGACCCGACAGCTTTCGAGGTCCTCAAACACGACCAGCGCACCAGGTTCGGCTACAGGCCCCTTGTCTACGTGTGCTCGCCCTTCGCTGGGGACACGCGAGCCAATGTTGCTCTCGCACGCCGCTTCAGTGCGGCGCTAGTTGAGCGCGGATGTATTCCGGTTGCCCCGCACCTGTTGTTTCCGCAGTTCATGGATGACTCAGACTCAGATGCGCGCGAGTTGGCGATGTTTATGGGCCGGATCGTGATGAGTAAGTGTGAACAGGTGTGGATCTACGCGCCGCAAGTCAGCGCGGGCATGCGTGAAGAAGCCCGCTGGGCCCGCCACCTGGACCTACCGATCACCTTCGTTAACCACGACTTTGAGGAGATCCACCCATGA
- a CDS encoding phage/plasmid primase, P4 family encodes MSVFTLFTAHAAGCQTNTIYPYKAPITSAADLEAAARTDHVAAEYLANQRSSHGFVSSDCLVMDIDNDHTEDPADWVTPQDLAGQLADVEFMTATSRNHNLPKGVKAARPRFHVYFPIQQVTDPAAYAGLKKSLADQFTFFDPGAVDAARFLYGHPTPQVETFTGTMTIDQWLTTQAEVDAFAAFDAATMTIGEGSRNATLSRFAGRVLIRYGNGDQARALFDRKAALCDPPLPQAEVEAIWRSATKFASKVAADPSYISPAAYQALTSLKPDDYTDVGQAEAMATEYADKIRYSMATHWLVYDGGVWVENDLLAQAVAQELTTRQLEEAQALLEQASTLMADTGATQAIASASSKAKGIASLSQAQQAAYQQLEDATAYYKFVLGRRRSANIAATLKEAQPLLEVRASELDSNPYLLCTPQATFDLREGMGSARDNTPADLITLQTAISPSDAGRDLWEQALAVTFQGDNELIGYVQRVCGLAAIGKVMLEALIIAYGDGRNGKSTFWNTIARVLGTYSGSISADTLTIGVRRNVKPELAEARGKRLLIAAETEEGVRLSTSNVKQLASTDKIAAEKKFKDPFSFTPSHSLVLYTNHLPRVGAMDAGIWRRLIVIPFNATITGAADVKNYADHLFTHAGGAILAWIMEGARLIHAENYHLDPPTCVLEASMAYREENDWFSHFLADQCVIENGSEVKAGELYQAYRAWALSTSGWARPMVDFNAACETAGFQRKKTRAAIKVFGLRLKDEFED; translated from the coding sequence ATGAGTGTCTTCACCTTGTTTACCGCTCACGCTGCCGGATGCCAGACAAACACTATCTACCCGTACAAGGCTCCGATTACGAGCGCCGCGGACTTGGAGGCGGCAGCACGAACGGATCACGTGGCCGCCGAGTACCTGGCTAACCAGCGCTCCAGCCATGGCTTCGTCAGCTCTGACTGCCTGGTGATGGACATCGACAACGATCACACGGAGGATCCCGCCGACTGGGTGACCCCGCAGGATCTGGCAGGCCAACTCGCGGACGTGGAGTTCATGACCGCTACCAGCCGCAATCACAATCTGCCCAAGGGCGTGAAGGCTGCCCGGCCGCGCTTCCACGTCTACTTCCCAATCCAACAGGTCACGGATCCTGCCGCCTACGCGGGGCTGAAGAAGTCCCTGGCCGACCAGTTCACCTTCTTTGACCCCGGGGCTGTGGATGCAGCCCGCTTCCTCTACGGGCACCCCACACCACAGGTCGAGACCTTCACCGGCACCATGACCATCGACCAGTGGCTGACCACTCAGGCGGAAGTGGATGCGTTCGCAGCGTTCGATGCCGCCACCATGACCATCGGTGAAGGTAGCCGGAACGCGACCCTGTCACGCTTCGCCGGCCGTGTGCTCATCCGCTACGGGAATGGTGACCAGGCCCGGGCCCTGTTCGACCGCAAAGCAGCACTGTGTGACCCGCCGCTGCCGCAGGCGGAAGTAGAGGCAATCTGGAGATCAGCAACCAAGTTCGCGAGCAAAGTTGCCGCGGACCCGTCCTATATCAGTCCCGCCGCGTATCAGGCGCTGACCAGTCTCAAACCTGACGATTACACCGATGTCGGGCAGGCCGAAGCCATGGCCACCGAGTATGCAGACAAGATCCGCTATTCCATGGCCACCCACTGGCTGGTCTATGACGGCGGAGTGTGGGTAGAAAACGACCTTCTCGCACAAGCAGTCGCCCAAGAACTCACCACCCGCCAGCTTGAAGAAGCACAGGCACTGCTCGAGCAAGCCAGCACGCTCATGGCCGACACTGGCGCGACCCAAGCGATCGCCTCAGCGAGCTCGAAAGCAAAAGGGATCGCGTCCTTGTCCCAGGCCCAGCAAGCGGCCTACCAGCAGCTCGAGGACGCGACCGCGTATTACAAATTCGTGCTCGGCCGGCGGCGATCTGCCAATATCGCGGCCACTCTCAAAGAAGCCCAGCCCCTGTTGGAAGTGCGAGCCAGCGAACTGGACTCAAACCCCTACCTGCTATGCACACCCCAGGCGACCTTCGACCTGCGTGAAGGCATGGGATCTGCGCGAGACAACACACCAGCCGATCTCATTACTTTGCAGACCGCGATCAGCCCGAGTGATGCGGGGCGTGACCTGTGGGAGCAGGCGCTGGCAGTCACCTTCCAGGGCGATAACGAGTTGATCGGGTATGTGCAGCGGGTGTGTGGTCTGGCCGCGATCGGCAAAGTCATGCTCGAAGCCCTCATCATCGCCTACGGAGACGGACGCAACGGCAAATCCACCTTCTGGAACACCATCGCCCGGGTGCTCGGCACCTACTCCGGGTCCATCAGCGCCGACACCCTCACCATCGGGGTGCGCCGAAACGTCAAACCCGAACTAGCCGAAGCCCGCGGCAAACGCCTGTTGATTGCGGCCGAAACCGAGGAGGGCGTGCGCCTGTCCACCTCCAACGTCAAACAACTCGCCTCCACCGACAAGATCGCCGCAGAGAAAAAGTTCAAAGACCCCTTCTCTTTCACCCCATCCCACTCGCTCGTGCTCTACACCAACCATCTGCCCAGGGTGGGAGCAATGGACGCGGGCATCTGGCGCAGGCTCATCGTCATCCCGTTTAATGCGACCATCACCGGGGCAGCCGACGTGAAGAACTACGCCGACCACCTGTTCACCCACGCAGGCGGCGCAATCCTGGCCTGGATCATGGAAGGCGCACGCCTCATCCACGCCGAGAACTACCACCTTGATCCGCCGACCTGCGTACTTGAGGCGTCGATGGCCTACCGGGAAGAAAACGACTGGTTCAGCCACTTCCTTGCCGACCAATGCGTCATCGAAAACGGCAGCGAGGTCAAAGCCGGCGAGCTCTACCAGGCTTACCGGGCCTGGGCGCTGTCCACATCCGGATGGGCGCGCCCCATGGTCGACTTCAACGCCGCGTGTGAGACCGCCGGCTTCCAACGCAAGAAAACCCGAGCCGCGATCAAAGTGTTCGGGCTGCGCCTGAAAGACGAGTTCGAGGACTAA
- a CDS encoding VRR-NUC domain-containing protein, translating into MNEKTLENRLKKAVEAAGGLCWKLTCPGTAGVPDRICLMGGRVVFVEVKAPGAHPRAIQRLRMRQLQAQGFTCLVVDCPEGIEGVLDALHAA; encoded by the coding sequence ATGAACGAGAAAACCCTTGAAAACAGGCTGAAAAAGGCCGTTGAGGCTGCCGGGGGCCTGTGCTGGAAACTCACCTGCCCCGGAACCGCCGGAGTACCAGACCGCATCTGCCTGATGGGCGGCCGGGTCGTGTTCGTGGAGGTCAAAGCCCCAGGAGCCCACCCCAGAGCCATCCAACGCCTGCGAATGCGCCAGCTCCAAGCACAAGGCTTCACCTGCCTCGTCGTTGATTGCCCAGAAGGCATTGAGGGGGTGCTTGATGCGCTACACGCCGCATAA
- a CDS encoding DEAD/DEAH box helicase codes for MRYTPHNYQCQAEQFILTHPQAAIFLGMGLGKTVITLSAIWQLVMDSFQARRVLVIAPLRVARDTWTAEAAKWDHLDGLTLAVAVGSRQQRLDALAAGAMVTVINRENIPWLVRTLGSQWPFDMVVIDELSSFKNHKAARFKALASVRKHITRIVGLTGTPAANGLEDLWAQFRLLDGGDRLGRYITHYRSRWFEPDKRNATQIFSYKPKPGAEEEIYAAIGDVTLSMQTTDHLQLPPLTVTTQEVTPGPKERSLYEQLVAEMVISLDGQTVDASNAAALSGKLLQLASGAVYAEGREAVVVHERKLDALEDLIEAANGQPVLVAYWFRHDLERIAARFPTARELKTSQDFEAWNRGEIPLGLIHPASAGHGLNLQAGGHVLVWFSLTWSLELYQQTNARLYRQGQTEPVTIIHLAAKGTLDQAVLTALATKDTTQTRLIQAVAAQLTPTSEGDETCM; via the coding sequence ATGCGCTACACGCCGCATAACTACCAGTGCCAAGCCGAGCAGTTCATCCTCACCCACCCGCAGGCTGCGATCTTCCTCGGGATGGGGCTCGGGAAAACCGTCATCACCCTCAGTGCCATCTGGCAGCTGGTGATGGACTCCTTCCAGGCCCGCCGAGTCCTGGTGATCGCACCCCTCAGGGTTGCGCGCGACACCTGGACAGCAGAGGCCGCCAAGTGGGACCACCTGGACGGCCTCACCCTCGCCGTCGCGGTAGGAAGCCGCCAGCAGCGCCTGGACGCCTTGGCTGCGGGTGCGATGGTGACGGTGATCAACCGGGAAAACATCCCCTGGCTCGTACGCACCCTGGGCAGCCAATGGCCGTTCGACATGGTGGTGATCGATGAGCTCTCCTCGTTTAAGAACCATAAGGCCGCCCGCTTCAAGGCCCTGGCCTCGGTGCGCAAACACATCACCCGCATCGTTGGCCTCACCGGCACACCCGCAGCCAACGGGCTCGAGGACTTGTGGGCGCAGTTCCGACTCCTCGATGGCGGCGACCGGCTCGGCAGGTACATCACCCACTACCGCTCCCGGTGGTTTGAGCCGGACAAGCGCAACGCCACCCAGATCTTCTCCTACAAACCCAAGCCTGGTGCTGAAGAGGAAATCTATGCGGCGATCGGCGACGTGACCCTGTCCATGCAAACCACCGACCACCTCCAACTCCCACCACTCACGGTCACTACCCAGGAAGTCACCCCCGGCCCCAAGGAACGCAGCCTGTACGAGCAGCTGGTGGCCGAGATGGTGATCAGCTTGGACGGTCAAACCGTGGACGCCAGTAATGCGGCAGCCCTTTCGGGCAAACTCCTGCAACTGGCCTCCGGCGCGGTTTACGCGGAGGGGCGCGAGGCGGTGGTGGTGCATGAGCGCAAACTCGACGCCCTCGAAGACCTCATCGAAGCCGCAAACGGCCAACCCGTGCTGGTCGCCTACTGGTTCCGCCACGACCTGGAGCGCATCGCTGCCCGTTTCCCAACCGCCAGGGAACTGAAGACCAGCCAGGACTTTGAAGCGTGGAACAGGGGCGAGATTCCGCTGGGACTGATCCATCCGGCCTCCGCTGGCCATGGCCTCAACCTGCAGGCCGGCGGTCATGTGTTGGTGTGGTTTTCGCTGACCTGGTCACTTGAGCTGTACCAGCAGACCAACGCCCGCCTGTACCGGCAAGGCCAAACCGAGCCCGTCACCATCATCCACCTCGCCGCCAAGGGCACCCTCGACCAAGCAGTCCTGACTGCTTTAGCTACCAAAGACACCACTCAGACCCGCCTGATCCAGGCGGTCGCAGCACAACTGACCCCCACCAGTGAAGGAGACGAAACATGCATGTGA
- a CDS encoding HNH endonuclease has translation MPRKPARPCSHPGCPELTHTRFCDQHASQEARRYRRYQRDPEINRRYGHAWQKIRDRYIAAHPLCEDCLEAGRTTPAAEVHHVLPLGHGGTHDASNLRALCKPCHSRQSAVDGDRWRHGPRVYTY, from the coding sequence GTGCCGCGCAAGCCCGCCCGCCCGTGCTCCCACCCTGGATGCCCCGAGCTCACCCACACACGCTTCTGTGACCAGCACGCCAGCCAAGAGGCGCGCCGGTACCGGCGCTATCAGCGTGACCCTGAGATCAACCGCCGCTACGGACACGCCTGGCAGAAGATCCGCGACCGCTACATCGCAGCCCACCCCTTGTGCGAAGACTGCCTGGAAGCCGGACGCACGACTCCTGCGGCTGAGGTGCATCACGTGCTCCCGCTGGGACACGGCGGCACCCACGACGCCAGCAACCTGCGGGCATTGTGCAAGCCGTGCCACTCCCGCCAGTCCGCCGTGGATGGTGACCGGTGGAGGCACGGCCCCAGGGTCTACACCTACTGA
- a CDS encoding P27 family phage terminase small subunit: MAKDGTNRGGRRVRAGAKPEPLRDKLAAGKPATRLAEPEVFEGPDLPATDIGEGALLDGEAMPEPSEYLSAAQRDGSDLLAADLFRETWAWLDARGVAQFVSPRLIEAYAQAFARYIQCENAISKFGLLGKHPTTGAAIASPFVAMSQSFSKQANVYWYEIYEIVRATSTRDYSGATPADQLMERLLD, encoded by the coding sequence GTGGCGAAGGACGGCACCAACCGCGGCGGACGCAGGGTCCGTGCCGGCGCGAAGCCGGAACCGTTGCGTGACAAGCTGGCCGCAGGAAAGCCCGCCACCCGCTTGGCTGAGCCGGAGGTGTTCGAGGGGCCCGATCTGCCGGCCACCGACATCGGCGAGGGCGCGCTGCTTGATGGTGAGGCGATGCCGGAGCCGTCGGAGTACCTGTCGGCCGCCCAGCGCGACGGCAGTGATCTTCTGGCGGCGGATTTGTTTCGGGAGACGTGGGCGTGGCTGGATGCGCGCGGTGTCGCCCAGTTCGTCTCACCCCGCCTGATTGAGGCCTACGCGCAGGCGTTCGCCCGCTACATCCAGTGTGAGAACGCGATCTCGAAGTTTGGTCTGCTGGGCAAGCATCCCACCACCGGGGCGGCGATCGCATCCCCGTTTGTGGCGATGAGCCAGTCGTTTAGCAAGCAGGCGAATGTGTATTGGTACGAGATTTACGAGATCGTGCGCGCCACATCGACCCGCGACTATTCGGGGGCCACGCCTGCTGACCAGTTGATGGAGCGCCTGCTCGACTGA
- the metK gene encoding methionine adenosyltransferase: protein MTVRTCESTCIGHPDKLCDLIADTILDDLLFEDPSARCAVEVMATKGRIIVAGEITSNAKVSIRAAVRRALTCAGYSPIGWRISVHVHRQSPDIAAGVDASLEARAGGEGAFVLTGAGDQGTVYGYATDETPEYLPLPLVVAHEICKRLDTARTDGTITGIGSDGKSQVSLRYEGEKAVGVAAVVVSIQHTRDTDPEDLARQVRSMIIEPALQAHGLGSDENTLILVNPAGPFTLGGPAADTGLTGRKLAVDTYGGLAPHGGGAFSGKDATKVDRSGAYMARLIAEIIVHARLAGEVTVAITYAIGKADPIAFTIDTHATGRVPDEVLTDAARAVFDLRPAAIIDLLHLRRIGYAEHATYGHFTRSSRWNKFPIYVSQLREEVQARAHRNTPHQ from the coding sequence ATGACTGTTCGAACCTGTGAGTCCACTTGTATCGGGCACCCTGACAAGCTGTGTGATCTGATTGCCGACACGATCCTGGACGACCTCCTCTTTGAGGACCCCTCGGCTCGTTGTGCGGTGGAGGTGATGGCGACCAAGGGCCGGATCATCGTCGCCGGGGAAATCACCTCCAACGCCAAGGTATCCATCCGGGCCGCCGTGCGACGGGCCTTGACTTGTGCTGGTTATTCGCCGATTGGCTGGCGCATTAGCGTGCATGTGCATCGCCAGAGTCCGGATATCGCGGCTGGCGTGGATGCTTCCCTGGAAGCCCGAGCGGGTGGTGAGGGCGCGTTCGTGCTCACCGGCGCGGGTGATCAGGGCACGGTCTACGGGTACGCCACCGATGAGACTCCCGAGTACCTGCCGCTGCCGCTGGTGGTCGCCCATGAGATCTGCAAGCGCCTCGACACCGCCCGCACTGACGGGACCATCACCGGTATTGGTTCGGACGGCAAGTCTCAGGTGTCCCTGCGCTACGAGGGAGAAAAGGCTGTTGGTGTTGCGGCTGTGGTGGTCTCGATCCAGCACACCCGCGACACTGACCCGGAGGATCTGGCCCGTCAGGTGCGCTCGATGATTATTGAGCCTGCGCTTCAGGCCCATGGTCTGGGCAGCGACGAGAACACGCTCATCTTGGTTAATCCTGCTGGCCCATTCACCCTGGGTGGCCCCGCGGCAGACACGGGGCTGACCGGCCGCAAGCTCGCGGTTGACACCTACGGCGGTCTCGCACCCCATGGTGGCGGGGCGTTCTCGGGTAAGGATGCGACGAAGGTGGACCGGTCGGGTGCCTACATGGCGCGTCTGATCGCGGAGATCATCGTGCATGCGCGCCTGGCGGGTGAGGTGACGGTCGCGATCACTTATGCGATCGGTAAGGCCGACCCGATCGCGTTCACCATCGACACCCACGCAACCGGCCGCGTCCCCGATGAGGTGCTGACCGATGCGGCGCGGGCGGTGTTTGATCTGCGGCCGGCGGCGATCATCGACCTGCTCCACCTGCGCCGGATCGGGTATGCCGAGCACGCCACCTACGGGCACTTCACCCGCTCATCCCGGTGGAACAAATTCCCCATCTATGTCTCTCAGTTGCGTGAGGAGGTTCAGGCTCGTGCGCATCGAAACACGCCCCATCAGTGA
- a CDS encoding site-specific DNA-methyltransferase has translation MSLSCVRRFRLVRIETRPISELTPAEYNPRKELKPGDGEYEKLKRSLQEFGYVEPVIVNETTGRIVGGHQRLTVLADLGYESVDAVIVELDETREKALNIALNKISGSWDEAKLALVIADLDAADFDAELTGFDEAEIQAMIGSLDDSQVIDDGFDLDAALQQAAFVKPGDIWQVGRHRLACADATSSEAVQALMDGKSANLLLTDPPYNVDFKSASGLSIKNDKMDQNSFYEFLLAAFTAAREVMAPGASAYVFHADTEGLNFRKAFIDAGFKLSGCCIWVKDSLVLGRSPYQWQHEPCLFGWKTGGKHAWYADRKQTTVWQFAKPKRNKNHPTSKPVDLLAYPIGNSTQANGVVLDTFAGSGSTLIACEDTNRVAYCMELDPKYASVILRRYVEHTGDAAGVRCERGTYLDLAIEVEEALK, from the coding sequence ATGTCTCTCAGTTGCGTGAGGAGGTTCAGGCTCGTGCGCATCGAAACACGCCCCATCAGTGAACTGACCCCGGCCGAGTACAACCCCCGCAAGGAACTCAAGCCGGGCGATGGGGAGTATGAGAAGCTCAAGCGCTCTTTGCAGGAGTTTGGGTATGTCGAACCCGTCATCGTCAACGAGACCACCGGCCGCATCGTGGGAGGACACCAACGACTCACCGTACTGGCGGACCTGGGTTATGAGAGCGTGGACGCGGTCATCGTCGAGCTGGACGAGACGCGGGAGAAGGCCCTCAACATCGCGCTGAACAAGATCAGCGGCTCCTGGGATGAAGCCAAGCTCGCACTGGTCATCGCTGACCTTGACGCAGCGGACTTTGACGCCGAGCTCACCGGCTTCGACGAGGCCGAGATTCAAGCCATGATCGGCTCCCTCGACGATAGCCAGGTCATCGATGACGGGTTCGACCTGGACGCAGCCCTGCAGCAGGCAGCATTCGTGAAGCCAGGTGACATCTGGCAGGTCGGCCGCCACCGCCTCGCGTGCGCTGACGCCACCAGCAGCGAGGCCGTGCAAGCACTCATGGATGGCAAGAGCGCGAACCTGCTGCTGACTGACCCGCCTTACAACGTCGACTTCAAATCCGCCTCTGGCCTGTCGATCAAGAACGACAAAATGGACCAGAACTCTTTCTATGAGTTCCTGCTGGCCGCGTTCACCGCCGCCAGGGAGGTGATGGCTCCGGGAGCGAGCGCGTATGTGTTCCATGCGGACACCGAAGGCCTGAACTTCCGCAAGGCTTTTATCGATGCGGGGTTCAAGCTGTCGGGTTGCTGCATCTGGGTCAAAGACTCACTGGTTCTTGGCCGCTCCCCGTACCAGTGGCAGCACGAGCCGTGCTTGTTTGGGTGGAAGACGGGCGGGAAGCACGCTTGGTATGCGGACCGTAAGCAGACCACGGTGTGGCAGTTCGCTAAGCCCAAGCGCAACAAGAACCACCCCACCTCCAAACCCGTGGACTTGCTGGCCTACCCGATCGGAAACTCCACCCAGGCCAACGGAGTTGTGCTGGACACCTTCGCCGGATCTGGCTCCACGCTCATCGCGTGCGAGGACACGAACCGGGTCGCCTACTGCATGGAGCTGGACCCGAAGTACGCCAGCGTGATTTTGCGCCGCTACGTCGAACACACCGGCGACGCAGCCGGCGTGCGCTGTGAGCGCGGCACCTACCTCGACCTCGCAATAGAAGTCGAGGAAGCGTTGAAATAG
- a CDS encoding Nmad4 family putative nucleotide modification protein, with translation MSNATRREMETTRTEKDLKKTVKVRGNMMPLGEWIIATRWAWNYDRNEMGYQAFLYRYATDERGPQAPIRMEVTSADDFEDFHTQAEAGAWAMGMILAHD, from the coding sequence ATGAGCAACGCCACCCGCCGCGAGATGGAAACCACCCGCACCGAAAAGGACCTGAAGAAGACGGTGAAGGTGCGCGGGAACATGATGCCCCTTGGCGAGTGGATCATCGCCACCCGCTGGGCCTGGAACTACGACCGAAACGAAATGGGCTACCAGGCTTTCCTCTACCGCTACGCCACCGACGAGCGCGGCCCGCAGGCCCCGATCCGCATGGAAGTCACTTCGGCTGACGACTTCGAGGACTTCCACACCCAGGCCGAAGCCGGGGCCTGGGCGATGGGCATGATCCTCGCCCACGACTGA
- a CDS encoding cell division protein: MSELHLELTELAEAGVDLWETSQALAAAQKLGYPLAEAAILADPYGYLDFIEHWFTPETDELDSVLVGA, encoded by the coding sequence ATGAGTGAGTTGCACCTGGAACTGACCGAACTGGCTGAGGCCGGTGTGGACTTGTGGGAGACCAGCCAGGCCTTGGCTGCGGCCCAGAAACTCGGATACCCGTTAGCCGAAGCGGCGATCCTGGCTGACCCTTACGGCTACCTCGACTTCATCGAACACTGGTTCACACCCGAGACTGACGAGCTCGACAGCGTGCTGGTGGGGGCCTGA